A single genomic interval of Streptomyces sp. NBC_00663 harbors:
- a CDS encoding ABC transporter permease, producing the protein MTTLAPDRESVLIRAPGPRELHPVRTHRRRRAVELSLAAAVPLLLILLWQLAATRSWIDARVYPAPSTIFADGWDRAVAGDLWPDVWATLKRVLAGYGLGTAAGYLLGLLMGSLSLLRAALEPLLDALYVVPKLALLPIFLNMFGLGEGPQVALVATTVFFFVWISTMAAVMAIPSGHRDAGQVFCASPWQMFRHVLLPASLPAVLVGARIAAGVAVLVIVASEQIAATNGLGHLIFDSRALFQNDVMFVGIVCVAVLGVLFSELVRVVGRLLTPWAPRDRGRGQA; encoded by the coding sequence ATGACGACGCTCGCCCCCGACCGGGAGTCGGTACTGATCCGCGCCCCAGGCCCGCGGGAACTACATCCCGTACGGACCCACCGCCGCCGAAGGGCCGTTGAACTGTCCCTCGCGGCGGCCGTCCCGCTGCTCCTGATCCTTCTCTGGCAACTGGCCGCCACCCGTTCCTGGATCGACGCCCGCGTCTACCCGGCACCCTCCACGATCTTCGCGGACGGCTGGGACCGGGCGGTGGCGGGCGACCTGTGGCCGGACGTGTGGGCCACCCTGAAACGCGTCCTCGCCGGCTACGGGCTGGGCACGGCGGCGGGATATCTGCTGGGCCTGTTGATGGGTTCCCTCTCCCTGCTCCGAGCAGCCCTGGAGCCCCTCCTGGACGCCTTGTACGTGGTCCCGAAACTCGCCCTGCTCCCGATCTTCCTGAACATGTTCGGCCTGGGCGAGGGCCCCCAGGTGGCCCTGGTGGCGACGACCGTCTTCTTCTTCGTCTGGATCTCGACGATGGCCGCGGTCATGGCGATCCCCTCCGGCCACCGTGACGCCGGCCAGGTCTTCTGTGCCTCGCCCTGGCAGATGTTCCGCCATGTCCTGCTCCCCGCCTCCCTCCCCGCCGTCCTGGTCGGCGCGCGGATCGCGGCGGGCGTGGCGGTCCTGGTGATCGTCGCCTCGGAGCAGATCGCCGCGACGAACGGCCTCGGCCATCTGATCTTCGACTCACGGGCCCTGTTCCAGAACGACGTGATGTTCGTCGGGATCGTGTGCGTGGCCGTGCTCGGTGTCCTCTTCTCCGAACTGGTACGGGTGGTGGGCCGGTTGCTCACCCCGTGGGCACCGCGGGACCGCGGGAGGGGCCAGGCATGA
- a CDS encoding ABC transporter substrate-binding protein — protein sequence MRKRGCALAAAAAVVLTAAACGGSPYDSDTRPGTSAGHRTISPVEGCGDSALTDPADLSPTREPARCQQGAPPARPLTEPRRLTIATGTLSAEYVAPLQVTLDKGEFKKEGLDVTLKVLPTPDALPLLAKGDVDAVWAAPEAAVMNGIRGGFDIRWVAGNFSPDPESKSGLWVRLKDGETANTVSMAGRRLGTMIGKGSVIAYPMEKALEKHGGALDKITYQQLGSADVLTALQNGGVDSAWLLDPVWRKVDGEPGYAFLGGQPAGEPLGGLLYGRSLLQDDVDAGVALLRAYIRTVNSYFATDYKHDEAFVTYLAKLLKTDKAILAATPPLRMDWEIRKGTTDRLQAAYKAQGVTEGAALPESRTVDRSFYEEAVGQAP from the coding sequence ATGAGGAAACGCGGCTGTGCGCTGGCCGCCGCGGCGGCCGTAGTCCTGACGGCAGCGGCCTGTGGCGGATCGCCGTACGACTCGGACACGCGGCCGGGGACCAGTGCGGGCCACCGCACGATCAGCCCGGTGGAGGGCTGTGGCGACTCGGCCCTGACGGACCCCGCCGACCTCTCCCCGACCCGGGAACCCGCCCGCTGCCAGCAGGGCGCCCCACCCGCACGGCCCCTCACCGAGCCGCGCAGACTGACGATCGCCACGGGCACGCTGAGCGCGGAGTACGTAGCACCCCTCCAAGTCACGCTGGACAAGGGAGAGTTCAAGAAGGAGGGCCTGGACGTGACCCTCAAGGTCCTCCCCACACCGGACGCGCTGCCCCTCCTCGCCAAGGGTGACGTCGACGCGGTCTGGGCGGCGCCCGAGGCGGCTGTGATGAACGGCATCCGGGGCGGGTTCGACATCAGGTGGGTCGCGGGGAACTTCTCACCCGACCCGGAGTCGAAGAGCGGCCTGTGGGTGCGGCTGAAGGACGGCGAGACGGCGAACACCGTGTCCATGGCCGGCCGCAGGCTCGGCACGATGATCGGCAAGGGCTCCGTCATCGCGTACCCCATGGAGAAGGCCCTGGAGAAGCACGGCGGCGCCCTCGACAAGATCACCTACCAGCAGCTCGGCTCCGCCGACGTCCTCACGGCCCTCCAGAACGGCGGCGTCGACTCCGCCTGGCTCCTCGACCCGGTGTGGCGCAAGGTCGACGGCGAGCCGGGCTACGCCTTCCTGGGCGGCCAGCCCGCGGGTGAGCCCCTGGGCGGCCTGCTGTACGGCCGCAGCCTGCTCCAGGACGACGTGGACGCCGGCGTGGCATTGCTGCGGGCGTACATCCGCACGGTGAACTCGTACTTCGCCACGGACTACAAACACGATGAGGCCTTCGTCACCTATCTGGCGAAGCTCCTGAAGACCGACAAGGCGATCCTGGCCGCCACCCCGCCCCTGCGCATGGACTGGGAGATCCGCAAGGGCACGACGGACCGCCTCCAGGCGGCGTACAAGGCCCAGGGCGTGACCGAGGGGGCGGCGCTGCCCGAGTCCAGGACGGTGGACCGCTCCTTCTACGAGGAAGCCGTGGGCCAGGCGCCCTGA
- a CDS encoding tetratricopeptide repeat protein, which yields MDVMGDKATLYETGRFVQPSDRDGAVEGAEEAAEEVRRRLAAEAGDVEAMSVLGAMLLRRGDLDGAEPQLRAATAAGDRAAANNLGVLLHQRGYADEAAGWWRIAAVAGSAAAAHALGRHHRERGDEPAAQYWLQQSAEQGHALGAYALADLLEHRGDAAADQWMRAAAERGHREAAYRLARALDRQASSAGDDGADNGVSQAAEAEQWYRQAAARGHQRAALHLGAILEKRGELKEAGRWYLTSAKDGDARAACALGFLLRDAGDTESAAVWWLRAAQDGDGNAANALGALHAERGETQTAERWYRAAMDAGDVNGAYNLGLLCAEQGRTAQAEQWYRRAAYAGHREAANALAILLLQVGDATGAEPWFSKAAEAGSVDAAFNLGILFAGRGTAEGDVVALRWYERAAAAGHTEAALQVGIARLRDGDEPEAERHLRCAAGGGSAEAAYRLATVLDARRPPAPAHELGESVHQSKTECEEWYERAASQGHRRAQVRVGMLAAARGDVVEAARWYREAAEAGSRNGAFNLGLLLAREGSEPEAAVWWTRAADAGHGRAALRLALVYARRGELAEGQRWADRAVSLGPGEVSERAARLRDALREELSA from the coding sequence ATGGATGTTATGGGGGACAAGGCAACTCTGTACGAGACAGGGCGATTTGTGCAGCCCTCCGATCGCGACGGGGCGGTGGAGGGCGCCGAGGAAGCTGCCGAGGAAGTGCGTCGGCGCCTCGCCGCGGAAGCCGGCGACGTCGAGGCGATGAGCGTCCTCGGGGCCATGCTGCTGCGCCGCGGTGATCTCGACGGAGCCGAGCCCCAGCTGCGTGCCGCGACGGCCGCGGGCGACCGGGCCGCCGCCAACAACCTGGGTGTCCTTCTCCACCAGCGCGGTTACGCCGACGAAGCGGCCGGATGGTGGCGGATCGCCGCTGTCGCCGGCTCCGCCGCGGCCGCCCACGCCCTCGGCCGGCACCACCGCGAGCGGGGCGACGAACCCGCCGCCCAGTACTGGCTCCAGCAGTCCGCCGAGCAGGGCCACGCGCTCGGCGCGTACGCCCTCGCCGACCTGCTGGAGCACCGCGGGGACGCCGCGGCCGACCAGTGGATGCGGGCCGCGGCCGAACGAGGACACCGCGAGGCGGCGTACCGGCTCGCGCGCGCTCTTGACCGGCAGGCGTCGAGCGCGGGGGACGACGGGGCTGACAACGGTGTCTCCCAGGCGGCGGAGGCCGAGCAGTGGTACCGGCAGGCCGCCGCGCGCGGACACCAGCGGGCCGCGCTGCACCTCGGCGCGATCCTGGAGAAGCGCGGCGAGCTCAAGGAGGCCGGGCGCTGGTACCTGACCTCCGCCAAGGACGGCGACGCCCGGGCCGCCTGTGCGCTCGGCTTCCTGCTGCGTGACGCCGGCGACACCGAGAGCGCCGCCGTGTGGTGGCTGCGGGCCGCGCAGGACGGCGACGGCAACGCCGCCAACGCGCTGGGCGCGCTGCACGCCGAGCGGGGCGAGACCCAGACCGCGGAGCGCTGGTACCGGGCCGCGATGGACGCCGGCGACGTGAACGGCGCGTACAACCTCGGGCTGCTCTGCGCCGAGCAGGGGCGGACCGCCCAGGCCGAGCAGTGGTACCGGCGGGCCGCGTACGCCGGGCACCGCGAGGCGGCGAACGCGCTGGCGATCCTGCTGCTCCAGGTCGGGGACGCGACCGGCGCCGAGCCGTGGTTCTCCAAGGCCGCCGAGGCCGGGAGCGTGGACGCCGCGTTCAACCTCGGGATCCTCTTCGCCGGGCGGGGCACCGCGGAGGGCGATGTCGTCGCGCTGCGCTGGTACGAGCGTGCCGCCGCCGCCGGGCACACCGAGGCCGCGCTCCAGGTCGGCATCGCCCGGCTGCGGGACGGGGACGAGCCTGAGGCCGAGCGGCATCTGCGGTGCGCCGCGGGAGGCGGCAGCGCGGAGGCGGCGTACCGGCTGGCGACCGTGCTGGACGCTCGGCGGCCGCCCGCGCCCGCGCACGAGCTGGGCGAGTCCGTGCACCAGTCCAAGACCGAGTGCGAGGAGTGGTACGAGCGGGCGGCCTCTCAGGGGCATCGGCGGGCGCAGGTGCGGGTGGGCATGCTGGCGGCGGCTCGGGGCGATGTCGTGGAGGCGGCTCGGTGGTACCGGGAGGCGGCGGAGGCGGGGTCGCGGAACGGGGCGTTCAATCTGGGGCTGCTGCTGGCTCGCGAGGGGAGCGAGCCGGAGGCCGCCGTGTGGTGGACACGGGCCGCCGACGCGGGGCACGGGCGGGCGGCGTTGCGGTTGGCCCTGGTCTACGCGCGTCGGGGGGAGCTGGCGGAGGGGCAGCGGTGGGCGGATCGGGCGGTGTCGCTGGGGCCGGGGGAGGTCTCGGAGCGGGCGGCGCGGTTGCGGGACGCGTTGCGGGAGGAGCTGTCGGCGTGA
- a CDS encoding UPF0182 family membrane protein, with the protein MPDRGGGPTGPRMRVGRPSRRVRTLLMTLGVLAVLGMAFTMFAGFWTDWLWYRSVKYSSVFTTTLWTKIGLFFVFGLLMALAVGFNIWLAHRLRPPLSAMSMEQQNLDRYRMGIAPYKKWLLLGITALVGLIAGASASSQWRTWLMWVNGVSFGEKDPQFKLDISFYTFDLPWYRFLLGFGFAAAILSVIAAALTHYLYGGLRITSPGARATAAATGHLSVLLGIFVALKAVAYWLDRYGLAVKSSDFKATDNWTGLRYVDANAYLPAKTILFCIAVICALLFFATLWRRTWQLPVIGFGLMVLSAILIGGLYPAIVQKFQVQPNEQAKEAPYVEKNLKATREAYGIDDAQVTEYQGNSTTSDKTKLRDDVDGTASIRVMDPNIVSPTFQQLQQMRNYYAFPTNLDVDRYSKDGKDQDTVIGLRELNLAGIPKNNWINDHFRYTHGYGVVAAKGTAADSEGRPVFTESDLPSQGDLGTYQQRVYYGEKTTEYSIVGGPQKEIDYSDDNGEKTFSYTGDSGVNLSNPINRAAYAVAFSEPQILYSGAIGEGSRILYNRTPKERVEAVAPWLTIDGDAYPAVVDGKIQWIVDAYTTTNGYPYSSRTTLGDTTADSLTATNNSRAVVAQQNQVNYIRNSVKATVDAYTGQVKLYQWDTKDPVLKTWMKAFPGTVKDKSEISQSLMDHLRYPQDLFKVQRELLSRYHVKDATTFLSGSEVWQVPDDPTNTSGDAVPPYYLSMKMPDQSSQAFSLTTTFTPNGRDNLSAFMSVDAEAGTGDYGKIRILKLPTNTTVQGPKQVQSQFNSEQDIAETISLLNRGDSKVEYGNLLTVPLDGGLLYVEPVYVRGGGLKYPLLRKVLVTYSGNTAFEDTLDEALNKVFEAEGQTTTPPEDDGGDTTTKPPTSENPTVQQALDDAQKAFEDGQAALKKGDWEAYGVAQKDLEDALQRAEDAQSKEDKTTPKPSASPSSGSGSGSGSSASPSPSSSPSG; encoded by the coding sequence ATGCCGGACCGCGGCGGAGGCCCCACGGGGCCGCGGATGAGAGTGGGCCGCCCGTCCCGGCGTGTCCGGACCCTGCTCATGACGCTGGGCGTCCTTGCCGTACTCGGCATGGCGTTCACCATGTTCGCGGGGTTCTGGACCGACTGGCTCTGGTATCGGTCGGTGAAGTACTCGTCCGTGTTCACGACCACCCTGTGGACCAAGATCGGGCTGTTCTTCGTCTTCGGTCTGCTGATGGCCCTGGCCGTCGGCTTCAACATCTGGCTCGCGCACCGGCTGCGGCCGCCGCTGAGCGCGATGTCGATGGAGCAGCAGAACCTCGACCGCTACCGCATGGGCATCGCGCCGTACAAGAAGTGGCTGCTGCTGGGGATCACCGCGCTGGTCGGTCTCATCGCGGGCGCCTCGGCGTCGAGCCAGTGGCGGACCTGGCTGATGTGGGTCAACGGCGTGTCCTTCGGCGAGAAGGACCCGCAGTTCAAGCTCGACATCTCCTTCTACACCTTCGACCTGCCCTGGTACCGGTTCCTGCTCGGCTTCGGCTTCGCCGCCGCGATCCTGTCCGTGATCGCCGCCGCGCTGACCCACTACCTGTACGGCGGTCTGCGGATCACCTCCCCGGGCGCGCGGGCCACGGCCGCCGCGACCGGGCATCTGTCGGTGCTGCTCGGCATCTTCGTCGCGCTGAAGGCGGTGGCGTACTGGCTCGACCGGTACGGCCTCGCGGTCAAGTCCAGCGACTTCAAGGCGACCGACAACTGGACCGGCCTCAGGTACGTCGACGCGAACGCGTATCTGCCGGCCAAGACGATCCTGTTCTGCATCGCCGTCATCTGCGCCCTGCTGTTCTTCGCCACCCTGTGGCGGCGCACCTGGCAGCTGCCGGTCATCGGCTTCGGTCTGATGGTGCTCTCCGCGATCCTCATCGGCGGCCTGTACCCGGCGATCGTCCAGAAGTTCCAGGTCCAGCCGAACGAGCAGGCCAAGGAAGCGCCGTACGTCGAGAAGAACCTCAAGGCGACGCGCGAGGCCTACGGCATCGACGACGCGCAGGTCACCGAGTACCAGGGCAACTCCACCACCTCGGACAAGACCAAGCTGCGCGACGACGTCGACGGCACGGCCAGCATCCGTGTGATGGACCCGAACATCGTCTCGCCGACGTTCCAGCAGCTCCAGCAGATGCGGAACTACTACGCGTTCCCGACCAACCTGGACGTCGACCGCTACAGCAAGGACGGCAAGGACCAGGACACGGTCATCGGTCTGCGTGAGCTGAACCTCGCCGGCATTCCGAAGAACAACTGGATCAACGACCACTTCCGCTACACCCACGGCTACGGCGTGGTCGCCGCCAAGGGCACCGCCGCCGACTCCGAGGGCCGCCCGGTCTTCACCGAGTCCGACCTGCCCTCGCAGGGCGACCTCGGCACGTACCAGCAGCGGGTCTACTACGGCGAGAAGACCACCGAGTACTCGATCGTCGGCGGTCCCCAGAAGGAGATCGACTACTCCGACGACAACGGCGAGAAGACCTTCAGCTACACCGGCGACAGCGGGGTCAACCTCTCCAACCCGATCAACCGGGCCGCGTACGCGGTGGCGTTCAGCGAGCCGCAGATCCTCTACTCCGGCGCGATCGGCGAGGGCTCGCGGATCCTGTACAACCGCACGCCCAAGGAGCGCGTCGAGGCGGTGGCGCCCTGGCTGACCATCGACGGTGACGCCTACCCGGCGGTCGTGGACGGCAAGATCCAGTGGATCGTCGACGCGTACACGACGACGAACGGCTATCCGTACTCGTCCCGTACGACCCTCGGTGACACCACGGCGGACTCGCTGACCGCGACGAACAACTCGCGCGCGGTGGTGGCCCAGCAGAACCAGGTCAACTACATCCGCAACTCGGTGAAGGCGACCGTCGACGCGTACACCGGTCAGGTCAAGCTCTACCAGTGGGACACCAAGGACCCGGTCCTGAAGACCTGGATGAAGGCGTTCCCGGGCACGGTGAAGGACAAGAGCGAGATCTCCCAGTCGCTCATGGACCATCTGCGCTACCCGCAGGACCTGTTCAAGGTCCAGCGCGAGCTGCTCAGCCGCTACCACGTGAAGGACGCCACGACGTTCCTGTCCGGCTCCGAGGTGTGGCAGGTGCCGGACGACCCGACCAACACCTCGGGCGACGCGGTGCCGCCGTACTACCTGAGCATGAAGATGCCCGACCAGTCGTCGCAGGCGTTCTCGCTCACGACGACGTTCACGCCCAACGGCCGGGACAATCTCAGTGCGTTCATGTCGGTCGACGCGGAAGCGGGCACCGGTGACTACGGCAAGATCAGAATCCTGAAACTGCCGACGAACACCACCGTCCAAGGTCCTAAACAGGTGCAGAGCCAGTTCAACTCCGAACAGGACATCGCCGAGACCATCAGCCTCCTCAACAGAGGTGATTCCAAGGTGGAGTACGGCAACCTGCTGACGGTGCCGCTCGACGGAGGACTGCTGTACGTGGAGCCCGTCTACGTACGCGGTGGTGGACTGAAGTACCCGCTGTTGCGGAAGGTGTTGGTGACCTACAGCGGCAACACCGCCTTCGAGGACACCCTCGACGAGGCTCTGAACAAGGTCTTCGAAGCGGAGGGCCAGACCACCACGCCACCTGAGGACGACGGCGGGGACACGACGACGAAGCCACCGACGTCCGAGAACCCGACGGTCCAACAGGCGCTGGACGACGCCCAGAAGGCCTTCGAGGACGGCCAGGCAGCCCTGAAGAAGGGCGACTGGGAGGCGTACGGCGTGGCGCAGAAGGATCTGGAGGACGCGCTCCAGCGGGCCGAGGACGCGCAGTCCAAGGAGGACAAGACCACTCCGAAGCCCAGCGCGAGTCCCAGCTCGGGCTCGGGTTCAGGCTCCGGGTCCAGTGCCAGTCCGAGTCCGAGCAGCAGTCCCAGCGGCTGA